In one Zobellia galactanivorans genomic region, the following are encoded:
- a CDS encoding DMT family transporter, whose amino-acid sequence MNIRKVLFYMIISALAFTLMNVAVKQLQHYSVYQIVLFRGFGSFLLTMAILKRLKVPILGNNKKLLVLRAIVGTSSMTLFFMSLKYLSAGTAVSLRYLAPIFSAIFAIYLLKEKIKPLQWLFFIISFLGVLILKGLDSHLDNTGLALVFAAAILSGLVYIIISKIGKGDHPIVIVNYFMFTATVFGGILAIPTWNTPIGSDWLFFATLGVFGFIGQLYMTKAFQIASNNLVAPFKYLEVLFTGLIGFMWLGETYTQWSLLGILLIIAGLVMNVLYKARDKRYNL is encoded by the coding sequence ATGAACATTAGAAAAGTTCTCTTTTACATGATCATCAGTGCCCTGGCGTTCACCTTAATGAACGTAGCGGTAAAACAGTTGCAGCACTACAGCGTATACCAAATCGTACTCTTTAGGGGTTTTGGCTCCTTTTTACTCACCATGGCCATATTAAAACGTTTAAAAGTCCCCATTCTAGGGAACAATAAAAAACTCTTGGTGCTACGTGCCATCGTTGGAACCAGTTCCATGACATTGTTTTTTATGTCATTAAAATACCTGTCGGCAGGCACGGCCGTTTCCCTACGTTATTTGGCCCCTATATTTTCGGCCATCTTTGCCATCTACCTATTAAAGGAAAAAATAAAACCGCTACAATGGCTGTTCTTTATCATCTCATTCTTGGGGGTCTTGATCCTTAAAGGGCTTGATAGCCACTTAGACAATACGGGCTTGGCCCTGGTGTTTGCCGCAGCCATATTGAGCGGACTCGTCTACATTATCATAAGCAAAATAGGAAAGGGCGACCACCCCATTGTAATCGTCAATTACTTTATGTTTACCGCAACGGTGTTTGGCGGCATACTCGCCATACCTACTTGGAACACCCCTATAGGAAGCGACTGGCTCTTTTTTGCCACCTTGGGTGTTTTCGGGTTTATAGGACAGCTCTATATGACCAAGGCCTTTCAAATTGCCTCGAACAACCTTGTTGCCCCCTTCAAGTACTTAGAAGTACTATTTACGGGACTTATCGGATTCATGTGGTTGGGAGAAACGTATACCCAATGGAGTCTGCTCGGGATATTATTAATTATCGCAGGCCTAGTAATGAATGTACTTTACAAGGCCCGCGACAAGAGGTATAATCTTTAA